In Clostridium cylindrosporum DSM 605, the following are encoded in one genomic region:
- a CDS encoding methionine ABC transporter permease, producing the protein MTITTEQLIKAFVDTLYMVSFSLLIGVIIAIPLAVTLVLTRENGILQNRIIYNILNFVINILRSLPFIILLVAIMPFTKLVVGTSIGIKAAIVPLIVYIAPYIARLIENSLLEVDRGIIETSQAMGATPYQVVRYFLLPEALPSLVLSITTATIGLIGATAMAGTVGAGGVGDLAISYGYARFDTIVMVITVVILIFVVQFIQNIGNLISKKIRH; encoded by the coding sequence ATGACGATTACAACAGAGCAGCTTATAAAGGCGTTCGTTGATACTTTGTATATGGTTAGCTTTTCACTTTTAATTGGAGTTATTATAGCAATTCCATTAGCTGTTACCTTAGTGCTAACAAGGGAAAATGGAATACTTCAAAATAGAATTATATACAACATATTAAACTTTGTAATTAATATACTTCGATCACTTCCTTTTATTATTTTGTTAGTGGCAATAATGCCATTTACGAAGTTAGTTGTAGGAACATCTATTGGAATAAAAGCAGCAATAGTACCACTTATAGTTTATATTGCTCCTTATATAGCTCGATTAATTGAGAACTCTTTACTAGAGGTTGATAGAGGAATTATTGAAACTTCTCAGGCAATGGGTGCAACTCCCTATCAGGTAGTTAGATATTTTCTACTTCCAGAGGCACTTCCTTCATTGGTACTTTCCATTACAACTGCAACTATAGGTCTTATAGGTGCAACTGCAATGGCAGGAACAGTTGGTGCAGGGGGAGTAGGAGATCTTGCAATATCATACGGATATGCTCGTTTTGATACTATAGTTATGGTTATAACAGTAGTCATATTAATCTTTGTTGTTCAGTTTATACAGAACATTGGAAATCTAATATCAAAGAAAATTAGACATTAA